The stretch of DNA CGATCCCCGAGCTGCGTGAGCGCGGACGCTTCGTGCGCATCACGTCGGCGGGGCTCAAGGAGAGCCACCCGCACGACATCCAGATGACCGTCGAGGCGCCGAACTACACGATCCTCTGACGCGATCGGCGCCCGATAGGCTGGGCGGGTGAGCATCGACATCGGACTGGCCAAGCGAGGCCGGCAGGGTTACCACTTCGACGACATCGCCATCGTGCCCAGCCGTCGCACGCGCGACCCGCAGGAGGTGTCGACGCACTGGCAGATCGACGCCTACCGCTTCGACCTGCCGGTGATCGCCGCGCCGATGGACTCGGTGATGAGCCCCGAGACCGCGATCGCGCTCGGCAAGTTCGGCGGCCTCGGCGTGCTCAACCTCGAGGGCCTGTGGACCCGGTACGAGGATCCCCGGCCGCAGCTGGAGGAGATCGCCCGGATCGAGCCCGCGCAGGTCACCCGGCGCCTGCAGCAGATCTACAGCGAGCCGATCAAGGCCGAGCTGATCACCGCCCGCCTGCAGGAGATCCGCGACGCCGGCGTCACGGTCGCCGGCTCCCTGTCGCCGGGCCACACCAAGCAGTTCGCCGACGCGGTCGTGAAGGCCGGCGTCGACCTGTTCGTCATCCGCGGCACGACGGTCTCGGCCGAGCACGTCTCGGGCAACGCCGAGCCGCTGAACCTCAAGGAGTTCATCTACGAGCTCGACGTGCCGGTGATCGTGGGCGGCTGCGCCACGCACCAGGCCGCGCTGCACCTGATGCGCACGGGCGCCGCGGGCGTGCTGGTCGGCTTCGGCGGCGGCGCCACCCACACCACGCGCAGCGTGCTGGGCGTCGCGGTGCCGATGGCCTCCGCCGTCTCCGACGTCGCCGCGGCACGCCGCGACTACCTCGACGAGTCCGGCGGTCGCTACGTGCACGTCATCGCCGACGGCTCGATCGGCCGCAGCGGTGACCTCGCCAAGGCGTTCGCCTGCGGTGCCGACGCCGTCATGATCGGCTCGCCGTTCGCGCGCGCCACCGATGCGCCGGGCCAGGGCTTCCACTGGGGTGCCGAGGCCTGGCACGACGACCTGCCGCGCGGCGAGCGCGTGGAGATCGGCACGGTCGGCTCGCTCGAGCAGGTGCTGTTCGGCCCGTCGCACGTGCCCGACGGCACGATGAACCTCGTCGGGGCGCTGCGCCGCGCGATGGCCACCACCGGCTACACCGACCTCAAGGAGTTCCAGCGCATCGAGGTCGTCCTCGGGTGACGCTGCGCGTCGCAGCCGGCCAGTACACCTCGGCCGGCGACGTCGAGGCCGACATCGCCACGGTGGTCCGGGCGATCGAAACGGCGCGCGCCGACCTGCTGGTGATGCCCGAGCTCTTCCTGGGCGGCTACCGGATGCCCCCGATCGTGGTGGGGGAGAACGACCCGCGGCTCCAGCCGATCGCCGACGCGGCCGCGGCGGCCGGCACGGTGGCGCTCGTCGGCGCCTGCCTCGACGGCCCCGACGGCTTCACGATCTCCACGCTGGCGTTCGGCCTGGGCGACGACCCGGCGGGCCGGCGGATCTACGACAAGCAGAACCCCTGCGGTGACGAGGGCGACCACGTCGTGGCCGGCGCCCACAGCGTCGTCGTCGACGTGAAGGGCTGGGCCGTGGGCCTCTCGATCTGCTACGACGGCTGCTTCCCCGAGCACGCCCGCGCCGTGGCGCTCGCCGGCGCCGAGGTCTACGCAGCCTCGGTGGCCTACTTCGCCGGCAGTGCCCATCGCCGCGAGGTCTACTACCGGGCCCGTGCGGTCGAGAACGGGATGTTCGTGGTGGTCAGCGGACTCAGCGGCTCGGTGGCCGGTGCGGAGTTCGACGGCGGCAGCGCCGTGTACGACCCCGAGGGACGCGTCCTCGCCGAGGTCAGTGAGGTCGAGGGGCTCGCCGTGGCCACACTCGACCGGCCGCTGCTGAAGGCGACCCGCGCCACCCACACGATGCTGGCCGACGTCCGCGACCCCGGTCCGGTGGTCCGGCGGTGACTGCGGAGATCGTCGAGGTCGACTTCCTCGACCCGCGGGCCGCT from Aeromicrobium phoceense encodes:
- a CDS encoding GuaB3 family IMP dehydrogenase-related protein, which translates into the protein MDIGLAKRGRQGYHFDDIAIVPSRRTRDPQEVSTHWQIDAYRFDLPVIAAPMDSVMSPETAIALGKFGGLGVLNLEGLWTRYEDPRPQLEEIARIEPAQVTRRLQQIYSEPIKAELITARLQEIRDAGVTVAGSLSPGHTKQFADAVVKAGVDLFVIRGTTVSAEHVSGNAEPLNLKEFIYELDVPVIVGGCATHQAALHLMRTGAAGVLVGFGGGATHTTRSVLGVAVPMASAVSDVAAARRDYLDESGGRYVHVIADGSIGRSGDLAKAFACGADAVMIGSPFARATDAPGQGFHWGAEAWHDDLPRGERVEIGTVGSLEQVLFGPSHVPDGTMNLVGALRRAMATTGYTDLKEFQRIEVVLG
- a CDS encoding nitrilase-related carbon-nitrogen hydrolase, with translation MTLRVAAGQYTSAGDVEADIATVVRAIETARADLLVMPELFLGGYRMPPIVVGENDPRLQPIADAAAAAGTVALVGACLDGPDGFTISTLAFGLGDDPAGRRIYDKQNPCGDEGDHVVAGAHSVVVDVKGWAVGLSICYDGCFPEHARAVALAGAEVYAASVAYFAGSAHRREVYYRARAVENGMFVVVSGLSGSVAGAEFDGGSAVYDPEGRVLAEVSEVEGLAVATLDRPLLKATRATHTMLADVRDPGPVVRR